The following are encoded in a window of Lentisphaera araneosa HTCC2155 genomic DNA:
- a CDS encoding protein kinase domain-containing protein: protein MNEERNKTIVESPTIQMERESIKVSVKLLPNSLPKTATSSVKNEDKVDTHVFAQQITTCKLAFTELDPYSADDEDHVDVTLIYEVKEAFAEGAQGAIHKARDKHLLRDVVVKKLKENTMRRPFIKEAQLTAQLDHPAIIPIYSLNSSNQNDIYFAMKKVNGITLREYLDRVSDHYYFKGFDQKVEKSSLNTRLEHFIKICEAVQYAHLKKVIHRDLKPDNVMIGESREVYVMDWGIAYCFDDPENQRPEVIEHMKHNICGSPGYIDPQLVCNPFPDEPTDVYSLGMILHEVCTLQRGFSGFNTNELFEQAIRNQFPEVKHRFSKGVIAPELKSIIEKARNPNLLFRYRSVEELSEDIRRYLRNDEVSSLPDKPARKVMRWAQKNPYPMTVIMLTIIISLSSTAIFSLVQQNKVITEARARENTFADIQSRVANKAHIIDNQLTKLEQLLSRLSASILSVPEMRNEGVKLYSSADFLNSNTKPKDTIYSSIFGKEVSVNSIVYHLAPKTDFDEVENYLSYLFSFKDEFLQIMLKSELNSPSHISKKDINEEKVLLKPLPVRWIYCGLENGVFVSYPGKGGYPDKYDHRKRPWYKESKGRRGIVWAKPYYDINGLGLVMPCTISLYNQEDEFRGVLAFDLTIDYIASQMMLTDSEYRHKALLESVILNDVGEVMVSSSLLKKNKKTSAMINSSIKRVHYSNKEVLAVIKKKKSTVFSVEENTGHYIYAVNHIPTLNWYYVEKYDANKCLLNEH from the coding sequence GTGAACGAAGAGAGAAATAAAACAATAGTTGAGAGTCCGACCATACAAATGGAACGTGAGTCTATAAAGGTTTCAGTCAAGCTATTACCAAACTCACTTCCTAAGACGGCAACAAGTTCAGTAAAGAACGAGGATAAAGTTGATACACATGTGTTCGCTCAGCAAATTACAACGTGTAAGCTCGCATTTACTGAATTAGATCCTTATTCAGCTGATGATGAAGATCACGTTGATGTTACTTTGATATATGAAGTTAAAGAAGCTTTTGCCGAAGGAGCGCAAGGTGCTATTCACAAGGCAAGAGATAAGCACTTGCTGCGTGATGTAGTAGTTAAAAAACTCAAAGAAAACACAATGCGCCGACCTTTCATCAAGGAAGCACAACTCACAGCCCAACTGGACCATCCGGCCATTATTCCTATTTATAGTCTCAATTCTTCAAATCAGAACGACATTTACTTCGCCATGAAAAAAGTAAATGGCATAACTTTGCGTGAATATTTAGATCGAGTGAGTGATCATTATTATTTTAAAGGCTTTGATCAAAAAGTAGAAAAATCCTCACTCAACACACGACTTGAACACTTTATAAAAATATGTGAAGCAGTTCAGTACGCGCATTTAAAGAAGGTAATTCATCGCGATTTAAAACCAGATAATGTCATGATTGGGGAATCGCGAGAAGTGTACGTGATGGATTGGGGGATTGCCTATTGTTTCGATGATCCCGAAAATCAACGACCAGAAGTCATTGAACACATGAAACATAATATATGTGGGTCTCCAGGTTATATAGATCCTCAGCTTGTTTGTAATCCATTTCCAGATGAACCCACAGATGTTTATTCACTTGGAATGATTTTGCATGAAGTTTGCACTCTCCAGCGAGGATTTAGTGGTTTTAATACGAATGAACTCTTTGAGCAAGCAATTCGTAATCAGTTTCCAGAGGTAAAGCACCGTTTCTCTAAAGGTGTGATTGCGCCAGAATTAAAGTCGATTATTGAGAAAGCTAGAAATCCTAATTTACTCTTTCGCTATAGGTCCGTGGAAGAACTTTCCGAGGATATTCGTCGCTATTTACGCAATGATGAAGTTTCGAGTTTACCCGATAAACCAGCGCGAAAGGTTATGCGATGGGCGCAAAAAAACCCCTATCCTATGACAGTGATAATGCTGACGATAATCATCAGTTTATCCTCTACAGCTATTTTTAGTTTAGTTCAACAGAATAAGGTTATAACTGAAGCTAGAGCCCGAGAAAATACCTTTGCAGACATCCAGAGTCGTGTGGCAAATAAGGCTCACATTATCGATAATCAATTGACGAAACTAGAGCAGCTTTTGAGCCGTTTAAGTGCCAGTATACTGAGTGTACCCGAAATGCGAAATGAAGGTGTAAAACTTTATTCATCAGCAGATTTTTTGAACTCCAATACCAAGCCTAAAGATACGATATACTCATCGATATTTGGTAAAGAGGTTAGTGTGAATTCAATAGTCTATCATTTAGCTCCAAAGACAGATTTTGATGAAGTTGAAAACTACCTATCTTATTTGTTTTCTTTCAAAGATGAATTTCTACAGATTATGCTCAAGAGTGAACTCAATAGTCCGAGTCATATAAGTAAAAAAGATATTAATGAAGAAAAGGTATTGCTTAAACCTTTACCAGTAAGATGGATTTACTGTGGTTTAGAAAACGGTGTCTTTGTTTCTTACCCAGGTAAAGGCGGTTATCCAGATAAATATGATCATCGCAAACGGCCTTGGTATAAAGAATCAAAAGGAAGACGAGGCATTGTTTGGGCAAAGCCTTATTATGATATAAATGGACTAGGTCTCGTTATGCCATGTACAATAAGCCTATACAATCAAGAAGATGAATTTCGAGGAGTTTTAGCCTTTGATTTAACCATCGATTATATAGCCAGCCAAATGATGCTGACTGATTCAGAATATCGACACAAAGCATTACTTGAGTCAGTAATTCTCAATGATGTGGGTGAAGTCATGGTGAGTAGTTCTCTTTTGAAAAAGAATAAAAAAACAAGCGCAATGATTAACTCATCGATAAAGCGTGTTCATTACTCAAATAAAGAAGTCTTAGCAGTGATTAAGAAAAAGAAGAGTACTGTTTTTTCCGTAGAGGAAAACACAGGACATTATATTTATGCCGTTAATCATATACCGACTTTAAATTGGTATTATGTAGAAAAGTACGACGCAAACAAATGCTTATTAAATGAACACTAA